One segment of Xiphias gladius isolate SHS-SW01 ecotype Sanya breed wild chromosome 1, ASM1685928v1, whole genome shotgun sequence DNA contains the following:
- the kcnk2a gene encoding potassium channel subfamily K member 2: MTGSTWKTGAAVVSVRLRRRRLLVLLSPGFPPRHVHTEMAAPDLLDPKSATHNTKPRLSFSTKPITLTPREESEVVATVMKWKTVTAIFLLVVLYLVMGAAVFRSLEQPHESAQRLAILSQKLEFLSRHSCVNQSQLEELVKQVVSAIRSGVNPAGTLTNHSSLWDLNSAFFFAGTVITTIGFGNISPHTEGGRIFCIVYALLGIPLFGFLLAGVGDQLGTIFGKGIARVEKMFVHWDITQTKIRVISTLLFVLFGCLLFVALPAAIFKYIEGWSALESLYFVVITLTTIGFGDFVAGGSEIEYLDYYKPVVWFWILVGLAYFAAILSMIGDWLRVISKRTKEEVGEIRAHAAEWTANVSAEFKETRRRVSVEIYDKFQRAASIKRKLSSELGFSPAPELTLPKRTVSVNFNDERDKNEKEAGLQGLTTPLARNSGLFINGLDPERGDISIIEHLK, translated from the exons TGGCAGCTCCAGACTTATTGGACCCTAAATCCGCTACTCACAACACCAAGCCCCGCCTCTCCTTCTCCACAAAGCCAATCACACTGACTCCCCGGGAGGAGAGtgag GTGGTTGCCACAGTGATGAAATGGAAGACGGTGACAGCCATCTTTCTGTTGGTGGTTCTGTACCTGGTGATGGGAGCAGCAGTCTTCAGATCCCTGGAGCAGCCTCACGAGAG tgCCCAGCGCTTGGCCATCCTGTCGCAGAAGCTGGAGTTCCTGTCCAGACACTCCTGTGTGAACCAGAgccagctggaggagctggttAAG cAAGTTGTGTCTGCTATCCGTTCAGGAGTAAACCCTGCAGGGACACTGACCAACCACAGCAGCCTGTGGGACCTGaactctgcctttttctttgcTGGGACTGTCATCACAACCATTG GTTTTGGGAACATCTCTCCCCACACAGAAGGTGGAAGAATATTCTGTATCGTCTATGCGTTGCTAGGGATCCCTCTGTTCGGCTTTCTTTTGGCTGGTGTAGGAGATCAGCTCGGCACCATATTCGGCAAGGGCATTGCCAGAGTGGAGAAAATGTTTGTG CACTGGGACATCACCCAGACGAAGATCCGGGTTATCTCTaccctgctgtttgtgttgtttggctGCCTGCTGTTTGTGGCACTCCCAGCAGCCATCTTTAAATACATCGAAGGTTGGTCTGCGCTGGAGTCCCTTTACTTTGTGGTCATCACCCTTACTACCATTGGATTTGGGGACTTTGTAGCAG GTGGGTCAGAAATAGAGTACTTAGATTACTATAAACCAGTTGTATGGTTCTGGATTCTGGTGGGACTGGCCTACTTTGCTGCCATCCTCAGCATGATAGGAGACTGGCTAAGAGTCATCTCTAAGAGAACAAAAGAAGAG gTAGGAGAGATCCGTGCTCACGCTGCCGAGTGGACGGCTAACGTCTCCGCAGAGTTCAAAGAAACTCGTCGACGTGTCAGTGTTGAGATCTACGATAAGTTCCAGCGTGCAGCATCAATTAAGCGCAAACTATCCTCGGAGCTGGGATTTAGCCCTGCCCCTGAACTCACTCTGCCCAAGAGGACCGTGTCCGTCAATTTCAACGATGAACGGGACAAGAACGAGAAGGAGGCCGGGCTGCAGGGCTTGACGACACCTCTGGCCAGAAACAGTGGTCTGTTCATAAACGGTTTGGATCCCGAGAGAGGAGATATCTCAATCATTGAACACCTCAAGTAG